From Anthonomus grandis grandis chromosome 20, icAntGran1.3, whole genome shotgun sequence, the proteins below share one genomic window:
- the LOC126747827 gene encoding uncharacterized protein LOC126747827, translating into MEKHSKKRQRENSSSSSEDEYTLRKKYRRIHKRLEDLERREKSNKSKTYAVRSPASRRRSRSPDLISRADDVSISLIPECESQDDQDKSCFDNDWNDKASSIGSLLMQSRDNQENNNNQNNTSELLDSDLNATVLSILGYDLAPKRNISPPFQKEVALSWEDMLKKGLLEDERVSLMNKYTPPENCPLLEAPKVNQEVLKVMRDVIARRDKKISELQNQVGSAISALGQALTNLLKDIEKEDNRVVIQLVNDAARLLLDFHQKQSKVQTRTNLFRFEEGSERDITKCPSGRMAFRRRL; encoded by the exons ATGGAGAAACATTCAAAGAAAAGGCAGAGGGAAAACAGTAGCAGCTCTTCAGAAGACGAATATACCCTAAGGAAGAAATACAGGCGTATACATAAACGTCTTGAAGATCTTGAGAGGCGAGAAAAATCGAACAAAAGTAAAACTTACGCCGTTCGTTCGCCTGCGTCACGAAGACGTTCACGCTCACCTGATTTGATATCAAGAGCGGATGATGTTTCTATCTCTCTTATTCCTGAGTGTGAGTCTCAGGATGACCAAGATAAAAGTTGTTTTGATAACGACTGGAACGATAAAGCCTCCTCCATTGGGTCTTTACTTATGCAGTCGAGag ATAACCAAGAGaacaataataatcaaaataacaCCTCTGAACTGTTAGATTCAGACTTGAATGCAACAGTTTTGTCCATATTGGGCTATGATTTAGcaccaaaaagaaatattagtcCTCCATTTCAAAAGGAAGTAGCTTTAAGTTGGGAGGACATGCTGAAAAAAGGATTATTAGAGGATGAGAGGGTTTCACTTATGAATAAATATACCCCTCCAGAAAATTGCCCCTTGTTGGAGGCTCCTAAGGTCAATCAGGAGGTTCTTAAGGTCATGAGGGATGTTATAGCTCGGAGGGATAAAAAGATCAGTGAGCTTCAAAATCAGGTGGGATCTGCAATATCGGCTTTGGGGCAAGCATTGACTAATCTTCTTAAAGATATCGAAAAAGAAGATAATAGAGTTGTCATCCAGCTTGTTAATGATGCTGCTCGTCTTCTGTTGGATTTCCATCAAAAGCAATCTAAAGTCCAGACGAGAACTAATTTGTTTAGATTTGAAGAAGGAAGTGAGAGAGACATTACCAAATGTCCAAGTGGACGGATGGCTTTTCGGAGAAGGTtgtag